CTTTCAACATGGCGGTCGATTATCTGACAATCTGCGGGGTTGGCCTGATCTTCACGTTCGGGTACAACATGGTGTCTTCTGTCTTGCGCGGCATGGGGGACTCCAAACATCCCTTTCTGTTCATCCTTCTTGCCTCCGTGCTCAATCTGATTCTGGATCTGCTCTTCACCGGATACCTGGGGTGGGGTGTCGCCGGGGCCGCCGCGGCCACAATCTTGGGGCAGGCAGTTTCTTTCCTGTTCTCCCTGGTCTTTCTGTACCGTCGGCGCGCGGCGTTTTTCTTCGATTTCCGTCCACGCAGTTGGAAGATCCGTTGGATGTATTTCAACCCCATCGTCAAACAAGGCGTTCCCCTGGCCATCCACACCAGTGCTATCCACATCTCCATGTTTTATGTGAATAGCCTCGTGAATCAGGTTGGCGTTATCGCTTCCGCGACTTTCGGCGTCGGAATCAAGCTCGACGATATCTGCACAAAAATCTCCATCGGTATTCGTTACGCCGCGGGGCCCATGATCGCTCAAAATTACGCGGCGCGGGCTCTGGATCGCGCCAAAAGCGTCGTGTATTGGTCCTGGATTTTCGCCTGCGCTTTTCACGGTATTTTTATCGTCATTTACCTGTTATTCGGCAGACAGGCATTTGCTCTCTTCACAACGGACGCGGATGTTCTGGACTTGGCCCCAGTTTTTATTTCCGCTATTATGTGGACGTTCATGCCGCTGGCAATCATGCGTGGAACGAATGCCTTCGTCCAGGGCATTGGCAACGCTCCTCTGGGAATGCTTTTTGGGCTTTTAGATGCCGTTATCATGCGAGTTGGGTTGAGCTATGTCATGGGGGTCTTGGCAGGATGGGGCTTTTATGGATTTGTCTTGGGTTACGGCCTGGCTCCTTACGGCGCGGCAATTCCAGGAGCGATCTATTTCCTCTCTGGTATGTGGAAAAAACGTAAAAGCTTGATAGATGATTTAATAGATGATTTATAAAATACTTTTGGAGGCGGCACCCAGATTCGAACTGGGGATAAAGGATTTGCAGTCCTCTGCCTTACCACTTGGCTATGCCGCCCTCTTTCCAAACATAAAACAAAACTTAAAATATAAAACAAAACTTAAAACAAAACATAAAACGAAATTTCTCCTAAACACCCTTATCTAAACACCCTTATCTACACTGTATCCAATTCTAACTCATTTACTAGTAATTCGTCAAGTAGCTTACCAATAGAAAAGGGTATACAGATGAAAATGCAGTGGGGTCTGTAGTCGTGCCTACTCCCGGTATCCGAACGCTGTTCGTCGTCGTCAGCGCGAATCCATCAGTGCTTTTGACATACTCCCACGATTAAAGTCATGAAATTCTAACATCGACAAAGACAGCCGACTGAAACCGGTCTTACGTCTTCTTCATTTAATATAATAAGAGTGGATGCCCCATGCTCTTTTAAGAGTAGACGCCCCATACTCTGAGAATATTTACAGCCACATTAATATCTCGGTCATGTTCCGCCCCGCATCTCACGTTGATAAGCCATAAAAAGAGTTTAACATAAAAGTAGACATATGGCAAGAAATCAAATACAAAACAAACGCCACCGTTGGCGGCGTTGCGATTCTCATCTAATCTCATCCAATGACGGCTGAAGCCGTTGGCTTTCTCATCGCTTTATCGTCATTTTGGAGGCTTACACATAATATCTGAATAAGCTATAATACATTAATACTTATATCTGATAAACTATTACAAAATCTTGTAATGTGTCATGGCAAAATTATGTATTGTGCGTCAAACGGCGTAAGTCATAGGATTGCGCGTTTCGAAAATAAGGAGGTGGGCCGATGAAGGCGGAATTTACGATTGATTCTAGATTCTGCTAGGTGATTTATACGCGTTCCAATAGCTGCTGACAGCTGCTGACAGCTACTGACGTTAAAACCGAAAACCAAAGCCGCGCGGTGGCTATTGCCCTGGGCATTCGAATATTTGTGTGTAGAGACTGTGTGCCCCTACTGTACTGTGTGCCCCTACTGTATTGAAAATATTTGTGATGAAAATATTTTTGTAGATCGTGCTACAATGGCGCTTGTGGAATATTTTCGCTAGCTTTGCGAGATTCGGCTTTTTCTTTGGCTTCATAGTCAAAGAAATATTACGCGAAACGTATCTACTTGTTCTAAGTAGGTATTAGTACGCTGAAAGGATCGATTTCATAATGCGTAAGTTTTTGTCGATCGCCGGAATTGTTGTACTGTTTTTGTGTTCCAGAGCCTGGGCCGCGGACGTGGTTCGCGTCGGAATTGTATTGCCGATTTCCGGGCAGGCCGCTATGTATGGAGCTTATTGCAAAACGGGCGTGGAGTTGGCTTTGAAAGAACTGACCCCCGATATGACGATTAATGTCGGAGGCAAGAAGCTCCCCCTCGAACTCATCTATGAAGATAATGAAAACAAACCCGAAATTACGGCCAATGCATATCGTAAACTGATCGACCAGGACGAGGTTGTGGCCATCATCGGTCCGGAGTCTTCCTCCACGGCGCTGGCGGGAGGTCCTATCGCTCAGTCCGCGGGCATCCCCGTCATGACGATCTTCCCCACGAACCCAAAGGTTACTCAGGTCGGAGACTATATCTTCCGAGCCTGTTTCATTGATCCTTTCCAGGGAGCGGTAATGGCGAAGTACGCCTATGACGATCTAAAGATTCGTAAAGCCGCTGTGCTTTACAATAATGGCAACGATTTTTCCAAAGGGCTGACCGAATTTTTTACCCGAACCTTCGAGGAACTCGGAGGAAAGGTCGTTATCGTGGAGGCCTACGGCGGCAGCGATATTCGTGATTTCAACGCTCAATTCAACAATATTAAGGCCAGCGACGCCGAAATTCTCTTCATGCCCAACACCTACTTCGAGAGCGGACTCCAAATGCATCAAGCCCGCAGCGCCGGCATAACTCTTCCTTTGATCGGCGGAGACGGATGGGACACACCAGACCTCGTGACGATTTCCAATGGAGCAGAAGAGGGCGCGGCGTATTCTTGCGCCTTTTCTCACGAATCCACCACACCACAGGCCAAGAAATTCGTCGAGGCCTATAGAGTCGCTTACAACGATGTCCCGAACTCCAACGCGGTCCTCTCTTACGAGGCGTTCAATATTGTCTACAAAGCCATTGAGACCGCAGGCTCTCTGGAAGGGGCCGCCATCCGTGACGCCATCGCCAAAACAAAGCTGGAACTCCCATCAGGCGTCATTGAATTTGACGAAGAAAGAAACCCCAAGAAACCTGCTGTTATCGTGATGTACAAAGGCGGTAAAACGTCTTACGTTACTACGATCAATCCCTGAAGTCCTCCGAATACACTTGTCCGACAATGGTCAAAATATCGGCCATTGTCGCATTTTACGATAAATTTTGCGTTGGGTCTGACGTTGATTGAGACGTGGGTTGAAAGGAAGAATACCTTCCATGGAACAATTGATTCAACTGTCGGTTTATGGAGTTCAGCTTGGGGTTATTTACGCGTTGATTGCTCTGGGTTATACGATGGTGTACGGCATCATCAATCTCATTAACTTTGCCCACGGCGATTTCGTGATGATCGGGTCTTTTACAGCTTTTTTTGCGGTTAATCTCACAGGCGTCGGATTTTTCCCGGCCATCATCACCGCGATGCTCTTCCCCGCTATCTTGAGTATTCTCATAGAGCGCTTGGCTTATCGCCCGTTACGCAACAAGCCGCGTCTTTCGGCGCTGATCACGGCGATAGGCGTTTCCATTTTTCTTGAAAATTTCCCTCGCATGGTTCCCTTTATCGGCCCTAATTTCAGACGGTTTCCCGAACTTATCCCCATGCGTCACTTTTACCTATGGGGACAAGCGTCTATCAACACGATCCAGGTCACAAACATCGTAGCCTCCAGCGTACTACTCGTCCTTTTGATTTTTTTGGTCCAGTATACAAAAATGGGCAGGGCAATGCGCGCCGTCGCCTATAACAAAGACGCGGCCGCTCTGATGGGTATCGATGTCAATCGAGTCATTTCCTTTACGTTTTTCATCGGAGCCGCCCTTGCTGGAGCTGGAGGGGTTCTCTACTCACTAACCTACCCGATGATTGATGTTTTAATGGGGGTTTGGCTAGGGACGAAAGCCTTCATCGCCGCGGTCTTCGGAGGGATTGGATCAATTCCGGGTGCCGTGCTTGGAGGTCTATTGATGGGGATCATCGAGGTTTTCGCGACCGCGGTCTACTCCGAACTGGGTTATGGATCGAGTTTTGTCGTGCTGATCCTCGTTTTGCTATTCAGACCTTCGGGTCTTTTAGGCAAAGCTCCATTAGATAAAGTATGATTAAAGTATGATAAATAAAGTATGATTAGGGTATGATCATGGAAAAAACGACAACAAGAATGATCGTGGC
This genomic interval from Synergistaceae bacterium contains the following:
- a CDS encoding MATE family efflux transporter, translated to MSTDAENLVRDFRKGSIPKTLLVFMLPFMASNVFQVLYSTVDMIVVGRCVGSAGLAAVSLGSQVLNFATMLCTGYCTGGQVLISQLIGAERRKELNGVIGTLFASTLILGVAFSAGIVSLHLPLLRVLNMPLESFNMAVDYLTICGVGLIFTFGYNMVSSVLRGMGDSKHPFLFILLASVLNLILDLLFTGYLGWGVAGAAAATILGQAVSFLFSLVFLYRRRAAFFFDFRPRSWKIRWMYFNPIVKQGVPLAIHTSAIHISMFYVNSLVNQVGVIASATFGVGIKLDDICTKISIGIRYAAGPMIAQNYAARALDRAKSVVYWSWIFACAFHGIFIVIYLLFGRQAFALFTTDADVLDLAPVFISAIMWTFMPLAIMRGTNAFVQGIGNAPLGMLFGLLDAVIMRVGLSYVMGVLAGWGFYGFVLGYGLAPYGAAIPGAIYFLSGMWKKRKSLIDDLIDDL
- a CDS encoding ABC transporter substrate-binding protein, with the translated sequence MRKFLSIAGIVVLFLCSRAWAADVVRVGIVLPISGQAAMYGAYCKTGVELALKELTPDMTINVGGKKLPLELIYEDNENKPEITANAYRKLIDQDEVVAIIGPESSSTALAGGPIAQSAGIPVMTIFPTNPKVTQVGDYIFRACFIDPFQGAVMAKYAYDDLKIRKAAVLYNNGNDFSKGLTEFFTRTFEELGGKVVIVEAYGGSDIRDFNAQFNNIKASDAEILFMPNTYFESGLQMHQARSAGITLPLIGGDGWDTPDLVTISNGAEEGAAYSCAFSHESTTPQAKKFVEAYRVAYNDVPNSNAVLSYEAFNIVYKAIETAGSLEGAAIRDAIAKTKLELPSGVIEFDEERNPKKPAVIVMYKGGKTSYVTTINP
- a CDS encoding branched-chain amino acid ABC transporter permease, with the translated sequence MEQLIQLSVYGVQLGVIYALIALGYTMVYGIINLINFAHGDFVMIGSFTAFFAVNLTGVGFFPAIITAMLFPAILSILIERLAYRPLRNKPRLSALITAIGVSIFLENFPRMVPFIGPNFRRFPELIPMRHFYLWGQASINTIQVTNIVASSVLLVLLIFLVQYTKMGRAMRAVAYNKDAAALMGIDVNRVISFTFFIGAALAGAGGVLYSLTYPMIDVLMGVWLGTKAFIAAVFGGIGSIPGAVLGGLLMGIIEVFATAVYSELGYGSSFVVLILVLLFRPSGLLGKAPLDKV